In the genome of Raphanus sativus cultivar WK10039 chromosome 9, ASM80110v3, whole genome shotgun sequence, the window GAGTGTATTCATTTAAAGTGATCAAGCTTTTGATGATATATTCTCTCTATCCGAACATGGCGCATTTGTCCGATTCTCTATGGCTCTTAGTAGTGATAAATCAGAATCTTACTTTATTTTAAGCGTGAGGAGGACGCAGTATCATATTCGTCAGAGGTTTTTACGCATTGTAGGTTGATTGGAAGATGGTAAAAAGCCATCAACAATgtctatatatatgttttgaatcATCTGTGAACAGATACATAATCTTAGACATGGATTTCACGTTTTTTTCTTGTCGTAAATCAGAAAAGGAACGTAAAGTCTCTGAGTACTAcaagaagcaagagaagctgCTTCAGGGTTTCAATGAGATGGAGACGATCAACGAAACTGGTTTCGTCTCTGGAGCTCCAACCGAGGTTCCAATCTTATGCTTTCATTACCTATCTTCTGGAATCTCTCTCATCTTGTTGATTGATTTACAcaggaagagatgaagaagcTTGCCAAGAGCGAGAGGCTTGCAGTACACATCTCAAACGCAGCAAACCTTGTGCTCTTCGTAGCAAAAGTCTATGCTTCTGTTGAGAGTAGATCCATGGCTGTGATTGCCTCAACTTTGGACTCTCTCTTGGATCTCTTGTCTGGATTTATTCTCTGGTTTACTGCAAACGCCATGAGCAAACCAAATCATTTCCACTATCCAATCGGTAAACGAAGGATGCAACCTGTGGTAACATATAGCTTCTCTGTTCTCTTCAAATAAGATATGCTTTTCATCAAAGGAAAAGTCATGTATGGTTCTTGAATTTTGGCAGGGGATCATTGTGTTTGCATCTGTGATGGCAACTCTGGGGCTACAAGTGTTGCTAGAGTCAACTAGGATACTTGTTTCCAAGGTAAAAAATATACACTATTGTTTACTTCTAGCAGTGGCATAGTCAtgtatataagatatataaccTAATGTTTCTGCTAGTACAGAATAGTCCTCATATGAGCAGCACTGAGGAAAAATGGATGATTGGAATAATGGCTTCTGCTACAGTCGTCAAGTTTCTTCTCATGCTTTACTGCAGAAGTTTTCAGAACGAAATCGTCAGGGCCTATGCACAAGATCACCTCTTTGACGTTGTCACCAACTCGGTCGGTTTAGCAACAGCAGTCTTGGCTGTAAAATTCTACTGGTGGATTGATCCTTCTGGTGCTATTCTAGTAAGTAAAACATCAACCTTAGCGATTCTTGAAACGTCTCTTGTGGCTTATAATATAGACAGAACCATTCTTGTATATAGGCAAGTGAAACATTAGTCTATGTTCCCAATTTTTTTGAGATAATTTACATAACCATGgatccttaaaaaaaaaaaaaattaatattgagGTGTTTGACTGAGAAAACTATTCTTCTTTATGGTTTCAGATTGCTTTGTATACAATCAGCACATGGGCAAGAACGGTACTAGAGAATGTTCATTCTCTTATTGGACGCTCTGCACCGCCTGATTTCTTGGCGAAACTAACGTTCTTGATATGGAACCATCACGAGAAGATTAAACATATTGATACGGTGAGAGCCTACACGTTTGGGTCACACTACTTTGTTGAAGTTGACATTGTTTTGCCAGAGGACATGAGGCTGCATGAAGCTCATAACATCGGAGAGACTCTCCAGGAGAAGCTCGAGCAACTCTCTGAGGTCGAGAGAGCTTTCGTTCATATTGACTTTGAGTTCACTCATCGTCCCGAACACAAGTACAAGGTTTGATTTATCATCTGGTCCCCATTAATTAGAACCTATCTTGATATTCAAACTTGTATTTGTGTTGGGTTTTTGGACAGGGTTGTGTTGGTTTATATGGATTCTTTTCTCAATAATTAGAAaaacgattttttaaaaatttaattgatgataataagttaataaaactgttatagtatattattgttttataagttt includes:
- the LOC108828429 gene encoding metal tolerance protein 9, with translation MLRKSAEKKIQTNMETKEHHLGVSGQDCIVDLLPNDDDDHSSPPSSWRLSLDTFRLPSSSPLSSRRTRLSRYLRTPKKERKVSEYYKKQEKLLQGFNEMETINETGFVSGAPTEEEMKKLAKSERLAVHISNAANLVLFVAKVYASVESRSMAVIASTLDSLLDLLSGFILWFTANAMSKPNHFHYPIGKRRMQPVGIIVFASVMATLGLQVLLESTRILVSKNSPHMSSTEEKWMIGIMASATVVKFLLMLYCRSFQNEIVRAYAQDHLFDVVTNSVGLATAVLAVKFYWWIDPSGAILIALYTISTWARTVLENVHSLIGRSAPPDFLAKLTFLIWNHHEKIKHIDTVRAYTFGSHYFVEVDIVLPEDMRLHEAHNIGETLQEKLEQLSEVERAFVHIDFEFTHRPEHKYKV